The following proteins are co-located in the Paralichthys olivaceus isolate ysfri-2021 chromosome 10, ASM2471397v2, whole genome shotgun sequence genome:
- the cracdla gene encoding microtubule-associated protein futsch isoform X1, whose amino-acid sequence MEASSGDIEEGTEEIPGRKKSKLKSLKTRLFGRSKKTGGEGNGKLSQSFSDITAEEGLGSEEDLVCSQGMMGSRALSHDSIFLAEGVLTDTEPARVLSQENVHSKIKALQMKLQQQKMHLGPPPLVVPVRRPEDLCSRSEDEGSSDVSGRDVASQGGVCKTIPQPPPRPLSPISKPALIKFAHQFLSHPLPPTVPSTPPIIDSPLDFSSPAQFIPCLDTSAARHRMSVKPRNQRASTKKRLTTQTDSRLLSHALNNIDHPQSVGEEEQQLCASDKVSLQTEQGEADTPTTAQHLPSKSPEVAPITSEEAPKSSSLTSSQPDQAPPGRIPSISPQVLRPKPQRPVDVMSVERPHSSFIESELKNKREGDSEIQVMSHDKRNTLKKTGMTEETSDQISSSSAVASRPSSIQQQVKDEIESMRGIKRSAPGSGSFHFSITTAKNQDRERPRSGSFVGVLIQAEARHKSKGGTEEKRFAGSREKEELKDRVGPFAVGHLKQEGALPKGSGITWDKRDTLKKTEPVASASKNAAADTGTSAKEEVESSQEEVEEAMEAQEEVQEEEGKTAFGVKLRSTSQSMRVRADASLNHSSKLPGGEDQCDKQNRQEMRDNVGYVSKKPLLSCTPSTSGDTRVSDPTPSGSSLPLKNTSPSTGDSSVREVGTSPSVPQEPQPAPAPASSEVSWMSLAMEKTRTLQQLFTSRFPRDFTGAQAVARPQAQMQPTTQTETQIGAQTQTQTVKMQQGSTPSQAANQPSSDTVKTAMVQSTSQAQAAKPSLVSVQQNTASTGLSNTPKEAQTSKQTNESQSHPSKTQFASQCLSHPPVQTKSWTTQSPLRSSTQADTSPQLALQGRATQCLAQSSSSQQATSQSPTWTNRGVHPTNQLKPTALVSTTSSTTAPPPPESALRKVERDTSGQEKEGPSPVGRRAVWGGSVSERAAFLEKQVEWITPAGAKEVELKKAQTEAQSSDESPVSANTTSPSTYTKPEGRPGVKLKESSPTNIPDRPCEDKWLRKTPASSLPSSSPTQSSELQSISDSGQPSWMELAKRKSMAWSDKTMD is encoded by the exons ATGGAGGCTTCCTCTGGAGATATAGAAGAAGGCACTGAAGAGATCCCAG GACGCAAAAAGTCCAAACTAAAGTCTCTGAAAACTCGTCTCTTCGGTCGAAGCAAGAAAACAGGTGGAGAGGGAAATGGAAAACTCAGTCAGTCGTTCAGCGACATCACTGCAGAAGAGGGACTAGGttcagaggaggatttggt ATGCTCGCAGGGAATGATGGGATCCCGAGCGTTGTCCCATGACAGCATCTTTCTGGCTGAGGGGGTTCTGACAGACACTGAACCAGCCAGGGTCTTATCCCAGGAGAATGTTCACAGCAAGATAAAAGCTCTGCAG ATGAAGCTTCAGCAGCAGAAGATGCATTTGGGGCCACCACCTCTGGTTGTGCCTGTCAGACGCCCAGAAGACCTGTGCAGCCGCTCAGAGGATGAGGGCTCCTCTGATGTCTCAGGAAGAGATGTTGCATCACAGGGAGGCGTCTGCAAG ACCATACCCCAGCCACCCCCTCGTCCTCTCTCACCCATCTCCAAACCTGCACTGATCAAGTTTGCGCACCAGTTTTTGTCCCATCCTTTACCTCCTACTGTCCCATCCACTCCGCCCATCATTGACAGTCCGTTGGACTTCAGTTCTCCTGCTCAGTTCATCCCCTGCCTGGATACCTCTGCTGCACGCCACCGGATGTCCGTTAAGCCAAGAAACCAGCGGGCCAGCACCAAGAAGAGACTCACTACA caGACTGATTCTAGGCTTCTGTCACACGCCCTGAACAACATTGACCACCCTCAGTCTGTgggagaagaggagcagcagctttgTGCTTCAGACAAGGTGTCACTGCAAACAGAACAAGGAGAGGCAGATACTCCGACCACAGCTCAGCATCTTCCTTCCAAATCCCCAGAGGTTGCACCAATCACTTCAGAAGAAGCCCCCAAATCATCCAGTCTGACTTCTTCCCAACCGGATCAGGCTCCTCCTGGGAGAATACCCTCAATCTCCCCGCAGGTTCTTCGACCTAAGCCTCAAAGACCAGTGGATGTGATGTCGGTTGAACGACCACATTCATCCTTTATAGAGTCAGAACtcaaaaacaagagagagggggatTCTGAGATACAAGTAATGTCCCACGACAAGAGGAATACTCTTAAAAAGACTGGAATGACTGAAGAGACCTCAGACCAgatctcctccagctcagcaGTGGCATCCAGGCCTTCCTCTATTCAACAGCAGGTTAAAGATGAGATAGAGAGCATGAGAGGAATAAAGAGATCAGCCCCAGGATCTGGGTCCTTCCATTTCTCCATCACCACTGCCAAAAACCAAGATAGAGAGAGACCTCGATCTGGCAGTTTTGTGGGAGTGCTGATACAAGCCGAAGCCAGGCACAAGAGCAAAGGGGGAACGGAGGAGAAACGTTTTGCAGGCTCAAGGGAAAAAGAGGAACTTAAAGACAGAGTCGGACCCTTCGCTGTGGGACACCTGAAACAAGAGGGAGCTCTACCCAAAGGCTCAGGAATTACATGGGATAAGAGGGACACCctcaaaaagacagaaccaGTGGCATCTGCGTCTAAAAATGCAGCCGCAGACACAGGCACTTCAGcaaaggaggaggtggagagtagccaggaggaggtggaggaagcaATGGAAGCACAGGAGGAGGTCCAGGAGGAAGAAGGGAAGACAGCATTTGGTGTGAAACTACGCTCAACATCTCAATCGATGAGAGTTCGAGCTGATGCGAGTCTTAACCATTCCTCGAAGCTTCCAGGCGGTGAGGACCAGtgtgacaaacaaaacaggCAGGAGATGAGGGATAATGTCGGCTATGTGTCTAAAAAGCCGCTCCTCTCTTGTACCCCATCCACCTCTGGAGACACTAGAGTGTCAG ATCCAACCCCATCTGGTTCCTCCCTTCCACTCAAGAATACCTCACCATCTACAGGCGATTCTTCCGTCAGAGAAGTAGGGACTTCCCCCTCTGTGCCTCAGGAGCCCCAGCCTGCCCCCGCACCAGCCTCGTCTGAAGTGTCCTGGATGAGCCTCGCAATGGAAAAGACCAGGAccctgcagcagctcttcacGAGCAGATTCCCCAGAGACTTTACTGGAGCGCAAGCTGTGGCTCGACCGCAAGCACAAATGCAGCCGACGACTCAAACAGAGACGCAGATTGGTGCACAAACGCAGACACAGACTGTTAAAATGCAGCAGGGTTCAACACCATCGCAGGCTGCAAATCAGCCATCAAGCGATACAGTGAAAACTGCAATGGTGCAAAGTACAAGTCAAGCACAAGCTGCCAAACCATCACTAGTGTCAGTGCAACAGAACACGGCTTCTACTGGTCTGTCAAACACTCCTAAAGAAGCACAAACATCCAAACAGACCAATGAATCCCAGTCACACCCAAGTAAGACTCAGTTTGCCTCACAGTGTCTGTCTCATCCACCTGTACAGACCAAGTCATGGACCACACAGTCTCCTCTACGCTCTTCTACACAAGCAGACACCTCGCCTCAGTTAGCACTGCAGGGGAGAGCCACCCAGTGTCTTGCACAATCTTCCTCCAGCCAGCAAGCCACCTCCCAGTCACCTACTTGGACTAATCGGGGTGTCCACCCCACCAACCAGCTCAAACCCACAGCTTTAGTTTCCACCACCTCATCGACCACAGCTCCTCCTCCCCCAGAGTCTGCCCTGAGAAAAGTGGAAAGAGACACAAGCGGGCAGGAAAAAGAGGGTCCCTCACCTGTAGGAAGACGAGCAGTGTGGGGCGGGTCAGTGAGTGAGAGGGCTGCTTTTCTAGAAAAACAGGTGGAGTGGATCACACCAGCTGGAGCAAAGGAG GTGGAGCTGAAGAAAGCTCAAACAGAAGCGCAGTCATCAGATGAATCCCCTGTCTCTGCCAATACAACGTCTCCGAGCACATACACAAAACCAGAAGGAAGACCAGGGGTAAAACTTAAAG agTCGAGCCCCACCAACATCCCAGACAGGCCCTGTGAGGACAAATGGCTCCGGAAAACGCCGGCATCTTCTTTGCCCTCATCGTCCCCCACACAGTCGTCAGAGTTGCAGTCCATATCGGACAGCGGCCAACCGTCCTGGATGGAACTGGCGAAGAGAAAGTCAATGGCCTGGAGTGACAAGACCATGGACTAA
- the cracdla gene encoding microtubule-associated protein futsch isoform X2: MEASSGDIEEGTEEIPGRKKSKLKSLKTRLFGRSKKTGGEGNGKLSQSFSDITAEEGLGSEEDLVCSQGMMGSRALSHDSIFLAEGVLTDTEPARVLSQENVHSKIKALQMKLQQQKMHLGPPPLVVPVRRPEDLCSRSEDEGSSDVSGRDVASQGGVCKTIPQPPPRPLSPISKPALIKFAHQFLSHPLPPTVPSTPPIIDSPLDFSSPAQFIPCLDTSAARHRMSVKPRNQRASTKKRLTTTDSRLLSHALNNIDHPQSVGEEEQQLCASDKVSLQTEQGEADTPTTAQHLPSKSPEVAPITSEEAPKSSSLTSSQPDQAPPGRIPSISPQVLRPKPQRPVDVMSVERPHSSFIESELKNKREGDSEIQVMSHDKRNTLKKTGMTEETSDQISSSSAVASRPSSIQQQVKDEIESMRGIKRSAPGSGSFHFSITTAKNQDRERPRSGSFVGVLIQAEARHKSKGGTEEKRFAGSREKEELKDRVGPFAVGHLKQEGALPKGSGITWDKRDTLKKTEPVASASKNAAADTGTSAKEEVESSQEEVEEAMEAQEEVQEEEGKTAFGVKLRSTSQSMRVRADASLNHSSKLPGGEDQCDKQNRQEMRDNVGYVSKKPLLSCTPSTSGDTRVSDPTPSGSSLPLKNTSPSTGDSSVREVGTSPSVPQEPQPAPAPASSEVSWMSLAMEKTRTLQQLFTSRFPRDFTGAQAVARPQAQMQPTTQTETQIGAQTQTQTVKMQQGSTPSQAANQPSSDTVKTAMVQSTSQAQAAKPSLVSVQQNTASTGLSNTPKEAQTSKQTNESQSHPSKTQFASQCLSHPPVQTKSWTTQSPLRSSTQADTSPQLALQGRATQCLAQSSSSQQATSQSPTWTNRGVHPTNQLKPTALVSTTSSTTAPPPPESALRKVERDTSGQEKEGPSPVGRRAVWGGSVSERAAFLEKQVEWITPAGAKEVELKKAQTEAQSSDESPVSANTTSPSTYTKPEGRPGVKLKESSPTNIPDRPCEDKWLRKTPASSLPSSSPTQSSELQSISDSGQPSWMELAKRKSMAWSDKTMD, encoded by the exons ATGGAGGCTTCCTCTGGAGATATAGAAGAAGGCACTGAAGAGATCCCAG GACGCAAAAAGTCCAAACTAAAGTCTCTGAAAACTCGTCTCTTCGGTCGAAGCAAGAAAACAGGTGGAGAGGGAAATGGAAAACTCAGTCAGTCGTTCAGCGACATCACTGCAGAAGAGGGACTAGGttcagaggaggatttggt ATGCTCGCAGGGAATGATGGGATCCCGAGCGTTGTCCCATGACAGCATCTTTCTGGCTGAGGGGGTTCTGACAGACACTGAACCAGCCAGGGTCTTATCCCAGGAGAATGTTCACAGCAAGATAAAAGCTCTGCAG ATGAAGCTTCAGCAGCAGAAGATGCATTTGGGGCCACCACCTCTGGTTGTGCCTGTCAGACGCCCAGAAGACCTGTGCAGCCGCTCAGAGGATGAGGGCTCCTCTGATGTCTCAGGAAGAGATGTTGCATCACAGGGAGGCGTCTGCAAG ACCATACCCCAGCCACCCCCTCGTCCTCTCTCACCCATCTCCAAACCTGCACTGATCAAGTTTGCGCACCAGTTTTTGTCCCATCCTTTACCTCCTACTGTCCCATCCACTCCGCCCATCATTGACAGTCCGTTGGACTTCAGTTCTCCTGCTCAGTTCATCCCCTGCCTGGATACCTCTGCTGCACGCCACCGGATGTCCGTTAAGCCAAGAAACCAGCGGGCCAGCACCAAGAAGAGACTCACTACA ACTGATTCTAGGCTTCTGTCACACGCCCTGAACAACATTGACCACCCTCAGTCTGTgggagaagaggagcagcagctttgTGCTTCAGACAAGGTGTCACTGCAAACAGAACAAGGAGAGGCAGATACTCCGACCACAGCTCAGCATCTTCCTTCCAAATCCCCAGAGGTTGCACCAATCACTTCAGAAGAAGCCCCCAAATCATCCAGTCTGACTTCTTCCCAACCGGATCAGGCTCCTCCTGGGAGAATACCCTCAATCTCCCCGCAGGTTCTTCGACCTAAGCCTCAAAGACCAGTGGATGTGATGTCGGTTGAACGACCACATTCATCCTTTATAGAGTCAGAACtcaaaaacaagagagagggggatTCTGAGATACAAGTAATGTCCCACGACAAGAGGAATACTCTTAAAAAGACTGGAATGACTGAAGAGACCTCAGACCAgatctcctccagctcagcaGTGGCATCCAGGCCTTCCTCTATTCAACAGCAGGTTAAAGATGAGATAGAGAGCATGAGAGGAATAAAGAGATCAGCCCCAGGATCTGGGTCCTTCCATTTCTCCATCACCACTGCCAAAAACCAAGATAGAGAGAGACCTCGATCTGGCAGTTTTGTGGGAGTGCTGATACAAGCCGAAGCCAGGCACAAGAGCAAAGGGGGAACGGAGGAGAAACGTTTTGCAGGCTCAAGGGAAAAAGAGGAACTTAAAGACAGAGTCGGACCCTTCGCTGTGGGACACCTGAAACAAGAGGGAGCTCTACCCAAAGGCTCAGGAATTACATGGGATAAGAGGGACACCctcaaaaagacagaaccaGTGGCATCTGCGTCTAAAAATGCAGCCGCAGACACAGGCACTTCAGcaaaggaggaggtggagagtagccaggaggaggtggaggaagcaATGGAAGCACAGGAGGAGGTCCAGGAGGAAGAAGGGAAGACAGCATTTGGTGTGAAACTACGCTCAACATCTCAATCGATGAGAGTTCGAGCTGATGCGAGTCTTAACCATTCCTCGAAGCTTCCAGGCGGTGAGGACCAGtgtgacaaacaaaacaggCAGGAGATGAGGGATAATGTCGGCTATGTGTCTAAAAAGCCGCTCCTCTCTTGTACCCCATCCACCTCTGGAGACACTAGAGTGTCAG ATCCAACCCCATCTGGTTCCTCCCTTCCACTCAAGAATACCTCACCATCTACAGGCGATTCTTCCGTCAGAGAAGTAGGGACTTCCCCCTCTGTGCCTCAGGAGCCCCAGCCTGCCCCCGCACCAGCCTCGTCTGAAGTGTCCTGGATGAGCCTCGCAATGGAAAAGACCAGGAccctgcagcagctcttcacGAGCAGATTCCCCAGAGACTTTACTGGAGCGCAAGCTGTGGCTCGACCGCAAGCACAAATGCAGCCGACGACTCAAACAGAGACGCAGATTGGTGCACAAACGCAGACACAGACTGTTAAAATGCAGCAGGGTTCAACACCATCGCAGGCTGCAAATCAGCCATCAAGCGATACAGTGAAAACTGCAATGGTGCAAAGTACAAGTCAAGCACAAGCTGCCAAACCATCACTAGTGTCAGTGCAACAGAACACGGCTTCTACTGGTCTGTCAAACACTCCTAAAGAAGCACAAACATCCAAACAGACCAATGAATCCCAGTCACACCCAAGTAAGACTCAGTTTGCCTCACAGTGTCTGTCTCATCCACCTGTACAGACCAAGTCATGGACCACACAGTCTCCTCTACGCTCTTCTACACAAGCAGACACCTCGCCTCAGTTAGCACTGCAGGGGAGAGCCACCCAGTGTCTTGCACAATCTTCCTCCAGCCAGCAAGCCACCTCCCAGTCACCTACTTGGACTAATCGGGGTGTCCACCCCACCAACCAGCTCAAACCCACAGCTTTAGTTTCCACCACCTCATCGACCACAGCTCCTCCTCCCCCAGAGTCTGCCCTGAGAAAAGTGGAAAGAGACACAAGCGGGCAGGAAAAAGAGGGTCCCTCACCTGTAGGAAGACGAGCAGTGTGGGGCGGGTCAGTGAGTGAGAGGGCTGCTTTTCTAGAAAAACAGGTGGAGTGGATCACACCAGCTGGAGCAAAGGAG GTGGAGCTGAAGAAAGCTCAAACAGAAGCGCAGTCATCAGATGAATCCCCTGTCTCTGCCAATACAACGTCTCCGAGCACATACACAAAACCAGAAGGAAGACCAGGGGTAAAACTTAAAG agTCGAGCCCCACCAACATCCCAGACAGGCCCTGTGAGGACAAATGGCTCCGGAAAACGCCGGCATCTTCTTTGCCCTCATCGTCCCCCACACAGTCGTCAGAGTTGCAGTCCATATCGGACAGCGGCCAACCGTCCTGGATGGAACTGGCGAAGAGAAAGTCAATGGCCTGGAGTGACAAGACCATGGACTAA
- the cracdla gene encoding uncharacterized protein cracdla isoform X3 gives MMGSRALSHDSIFLAEGVLTDTEPARVLSQENVHSKIKALQMKLQQQKMHLGPPPLVVPVRRPEDLCSRSEDEGSSDVSGRDVASQGGVCKTIPQPPPRPLSPISKPALIKFAHQFLSHPLPPTVPSTPPIIDSPLDFSSPAQFIPCLDTSAARHRMSVKPRNQRASTKKRLTTQTDSRLLSHALNNIDHPQSVGEEEQQLCASDKVSLQTEQGEADTPTTAQHLPSKSPEVAPITSEEAPKSSSLTSSQPDQAPPGRIPSISPQVLRPKPQRPVDVMSVERPHSSFIESELKNKREGDSEIQVMSHDKRNTLKKTGMTEETSDQISSSSAVASRPSSIQQQVKDEIESMRGIKRSAPGSGSFHFSITTAKNQDRERPRSGSFVGVLIQAEARHKSKGGTEEKRFAGSREKEELKDRVGPFAVGHLKQEGALPKGSGITWDKRDTLKKTEPVASASKNAAADTGTSAKEEVESSQEEVEEAMEAQEEVQEEEGKTAFGVKLRSTSQSMRVRADASLNHSSKLPGGEDQCDKQNRQEMRDNVGYVSKKPLLSCTPSTSGDTRVSDPTPSGSSLPLKNTSPSTGDSSVREVGTSPSVPQEPQPAPAPASSEVSWMSLAMEKTRTLQQLFTSRFPRDFTGAQAVARPQAQMQPTTQTETQIGAQTQTQTVKMQQGSTPSQAANQPSSDTVKTAMVQSTSQAQAAKPSLVSVQQNTASTGLSNTPKEAQTSKQTNESQSHPSKTQFASQCLSHPPVQTKSWTTQSPLRSSTQADTSPQLALQGRATQCLAQSSSSQQATSQSPTWTNRGVHPTNQLKPTALVSTTSSTTAPPPPESALRKVERDTSGQEKEGPSPVGRRAVWGGSVSERAAFLEKQVEWITPAGAKEVELKKAQTEAQSSDESPVSANTTSPSTYTKPEGRPGVKLKESSPTNIPDRPCEDKWLRKTPASSLPSSSPTQSSELQSISDSGQPSWMELAKRKSMAWSDKTMD, from the exons ATGATGGGATCCCGAGCGTTGTCCCATGACAGCATCTTTCTGGCTGAGGGGGTTCTGACAGACACTGAACCAGCCAGGGTCTTATCCCAGGAGAATGTTCACAGCAAGATAAAAGCTCTGCAG ATGAAGCTTCAGCAGCAGAAGATGCATTTGGGGCCACCACCTCTGGTTGTGCCTGTCAGACGCCCAGAAGACCTGTGCAGCCGCTCAGAGGATGAGGGCTCCTCTGATGTCTCAGGAAGAGATGTTGCATCACAGGGAGGCGTCTGCAAG ACCATACCCCAGCCACCCCCTCGTCCTCTCTCACCCATCTCCAAACCTGCACTGATCAAGTTTGCGCACCAGTTTTTGTCCCATCCTTTACCTCCTACTGTCCCATCCACTCCGCCCATCATTGACAGTCCGTTGGACTTCAGTTCTCCTGCTCAGTTCATCCCCTGCCTGGATACCTCTGCTGCACGCCACCGGATGTCCGTTAAGCCAAGAAACCAGCGGGCCAGCACCAAGAAGAGACTCACTACA caGACTGATTCTAGGCTTCTGTCACACGCCCTGAACAACATTGACCACCCTCAGTCTGTgggagaagaggagcagcagctttgTGCTTCAGACAAGGTGTCACTGCAAACAGAACAAGGAGAGGCAGATACTCCGACCACAGCTCAGCATCTTCCTTCCAAATCCCCAGAGGTTGCACCAATCACTTCAGAAGAAGCCCCCAAATCATCCAGTCTGACTTCTTCCCAACCGGATCAGGCTCCTCCTGGGAGAATACCCTCAATCTCCCCGCAGGTTCTTCGACCTAAGCCTCAAAGACCAGTGGATGTGATGTCGGTTGAACGACCACATTCATCCTTTATAGAGTCAGAACtcaaaaacaagagagagggggatTCTGAGATACAAGTAATGTCCCACGACAAGAGGAATACTCTTAAAAAGACTGGAATGACTGAAGAGACCTCAGACCAgatctcctccagctcagcaGTGGCATCCAGGCCTTCCTCTATTCAACAGCAGGTTAAAGATGAGATAGAGAGCATGAGAGGAATAAAGAGATCAGCCCCAGGATCTGGGTCCTTCCATTTCTCCATCACCACTGCCAAAAACCAAGATAGAGAGAGACCTCGATCTGGCAGTTTTGTGGGAGTGCTGATACAAGCCGAAGCCAGGCACAAGAGCAAAGGGGGAACGGAGGAGAAACGTTTTGCAGGCTCAAGGGAAAAAGAGGAACTTAAAGACAGAGTCGGACCCTTCGCTGTGGGACACCTGAAACAAGAGGGAGCTCTACCCAAAGGCTCAGGAATTACATGGGATAAGAGGGACACCctcaaaaagacagaaccaGTGGCATCTGCGTCTAAAAATGCAGCCGCAGACACAGGCACTTCAGcaaaggaggaggtggagagtagccaggaggaggtggaggaagcaATGGAAGCACAGGAGGAGGTCCAGGAGGAAGAAGGGAAGACAGCATTTGGTGTGAAACTACGCTCAACATCTCAATCGATGAGAGTTCGAGCTGATGCGAGTCTTAACCATTCCTCGAAGCTTCCAGGCGGTGAGGACCAGtgtgacaaacaaaacaggCAGGAGATGAGGGATAATGTCGGCTATGTGTCTAAAAAGCCGCTCCTCTCTTGTACCCCATCCACCTCTGGAGACACTAGAGTGTCAG ATCCAACCCCATCTGGTTCCTCCCTTCCACTCAAGAATACCTCACCATCTACAGGCGATTCTTCCGTCAGAGAAGTAGGGACTTCCCCCTCTGTGCCTCAGGAGCCCCAGCCTGCCCCCGCACCAGCCTCGTCTGAAGTGTCCTGGATGAGCCTCGCAATGGAAAAGACCAGGAccctgcagcagctcttcacGAGCAGATTCCCCAGAGACTTTACTGGAGCGCAAGCTGTGGCTCGACCGCAAGCACAAATGCAGCCGACGACTCAAACAGAGACGCAGATTGGTGCACAAACGCAGACACAGACTGTTAAAATGCAGCAGGGTTCAACACCATCGCAGGCTGCAAATCAGCCATCAAGCGATACAGTGAAAACTGCAATGGTGCAAAGTACAAGTCAAGCACAAGCTGCCAAACCATCACTAGTGTCAGTGCAACAGAACACGGCTTCTACTGGTCTGTCAAACACTCCTAAAGAAGCACAAACATCCAAACAGACCAATGAATCCCAGTCACACCCAAGTAAGACTCAGTTTGCCTCACAGTGTCTGTCTCATCCACCTGTACAGACCAAGTCATGGACCACACAGTCTCCTCTACGCTCTTCTACACAAGCAGACACCTCGCCTCAGTTAGCACTGCAGGGGAGAGCCACCCAGTGTCTTGCACAATCTTCCTCCAGCCAGCAAGCCACCTCCCAGTCACCTACTTGGACTAATCGGGGTGTCCACCCCACCAACCAGCTCAAACCCACAGCTTTAGTTTCCACCACCTCATCGACCACAGCTCCTCCTCCCCCAGAGTCTGCCCTGAGAAAAGTGGAAAGAGACACAAGCGGGCAGGAAAAAGAGGGTCCCTCACCTGTAGGAAGACGAGCAGTGTGGGGCGGGTCAGTGAGTGAGAGGGCTGCTTTTCTAGAAAAACAGGTGGAGTGGATCACACCAGCTGGAGCAAAGGAG GTGGAGCTGAAGAAAGCTCAAACAGAAGCGCAGTCATCAGATGAATCCCCTGTCTCTGCCAATACAACGTCTCCGAGCACATACACAAAACCAGAAGGAAGACCAGGGGTAAAACTTAAAG agTCGAGCCCCACCAACATCCCAGACAGGCCCTGTGAGGACAAATGGCTCCGGAAAACGCCGGCATCTTCTTTGCCCTCATCGTCCCCCACACAGTCGTCAGAGTTGCAGTCCATATCGGACAGCGGCCAACCGTCCTGGATGGAACTGGCGAAGAGAAAGTCAATGGCCTGGAGTGACAAGACCATGGACTAA